The Deltaproteobacteria bacterium CG11_big_fil_rev_8_21_14_0_20_42_23 genome includes a region encoding these proteins:
- a CDS encoding co-chaperone GroES, producing MSTPKFRPLQDRLLVKRVSEEEKTKGGIIIPDSAKEKPQEGEVVSVGNGKILDSGKIQPLEVKSGDRILFSKYAGTEVKVDGEDFIIMREDDILGIVG from the coding sequence ATGAGTACACCAAAGTTTCGTCCTCTTCAAGATCGCTTACTCGTAAAGCGTGTATCTGAAGAAGAAAAAACCAAAGGCGGGATCATCATTCCAGATTCTGCTAAAGAAAAGCCGCAAGAAGGTGAAGTTGTTTCAGTTGGAAACGGAAAAATTCTCGACTCCGGAAAAATTCAACCACTTGAAGTGAAAAGTGGCGACCGTATCTTGTTCTCAAAATACGCTGGAACAGAAGTGAAAGTAGACGGAGAAGATTTCATCATCATGCGTGAAGATGATATTTTGGGTATTGTTGGATAA